A DNA window from Zingiber officinale cultivar Zhangliang chromosome 3A, Zo_v1.1, whole genome shotgun sequence contains the following coding sequences:
- the LOC122052254 gene encoding uncharacterized calcium-binding protein At1g02270-like isoform X1 — MISKLSVSCTTFNILAPIYKRLSEKDQSCRESQYRGYWLSRNERIIDRLLGDRSSIICLQEVWMGNEELVDMYEKRLGDAGYISFKLPRTNNRGDGLLTAVRRDCFTIIDYREMLFNDLGDRVAQLLRVESVVPLWQGCSNSINVQIIIVNTHLLFPHDASLCIVRLQQVYKILQSIETYQKENDLSPIPIILCGDWNGSKRGQVYKFLISQGFVSSYDAAHHYTDSDADCHRWVSHRNHHGNICGVDFIWLLNPNNSRKPLRTSWKESVFAIIKYLLQAASLSEENAFAFLKADSPGDYITYPGFCQALHQLGLTGHRDGLIPEDAKDLWTEADIDGNGMVDHEEFQQRIWCPSPRWSEHPQESIELGTEWGSNTAKPVALGFSVKDAVLFPPEVEEGMWPENYSLSDHAPLTVVFSPVNLSFSPQSF, encoded by the exons GATCAGAGTTGCCGAGAGAGCCAGTACAGGGGCTACTGGCTGAGCCGGAATGAGCGAATCATCGACCGCCTCCTGGGAGACCGGTCCTCCATCATTTGCCTTCAG GAGGTATGGATGGGGAACGAGGAGCTGGTGGATATGTACGAGAAGAGGCTTGGAGATGCTGGGTATATCAGCTTCAAGCTTCCTCGGACAAACAACCGCGGCGATG GGCTCCTCACTGCTGTTCGGAGAGACTGTTTTACGATTATAGACTATCGTGAGATGCTCTTTAATGATTTGGGAGACCGTGTTGCGCAGCTACTACGTGTTGAATCAGTTGTTCCTTTATGGCAAGGGTGTAGTAACAGCATAAATGTGCAAATCATTATCGTAAATACACATTTGCTATTTCCACACGATGCTAGTCTCTGTATAGTCCGCTTGCAACAG GTATACAAGATACTTCAGTCCATCGAGACATATCAAAAGGAGAACGATCTTAGTCCTATTCCTATCATACTTTGTGG AGATTGGAACGGAAGCAAACGAGGTCAAGTATACAAGTTTCTCATATCACAAGGTTTTGTGTCATCGTACGATGCAGCTCACCATTATACCGACAGCGATGCTGATTGCCACAGG TGGGTGAGCCACCGTAACCATCACGGGAACATTTGCGGTGTTGATTTTATATGGCTTTTAAATCCGAACAACTCTAGGAAACCTCTTCGAACTAGCTGGAAAGAATCAGTCTTTGCCATTATTAAG TATCTTTTGCAAGCGGCTTCTCTTTCTGAAGAAAATGCCTTTGCTTTTCTTAAAGCCGACAGTCCTGGTGACTACATTACCTATCCCGGGTTCTGTCAGGCACTCCACCAG TTAGGTCTGACTGGTCATCGCGATGGCCTTATTCCTGAAGATGCAAAAGACTTGTGGACTGAAGCTGACATTGATGGAAATGGTATGGTGGATCATGAAGAATTTCAG CAGCGAATTTGGTGTCCAAGTCCAAGATGGTCAGAGCATCCTCAGGAAAGCATAGAGCTGGGAACCGAGTGGGGATCAAACACCGCAAAGCCTGTTGCATTAGGATTCAGTGTTAAAGATGCAGTTCTGTTTCCGCCGGAAGTTGAGGAGGGGATGTGGCCGGAGAATTACTCGCTTTCGGACCATGCACCATTAACTGTGGTGTTTTCTCCTgtgaatttgtcattttctccACAAAGTTTCTGA
- the LOC122052254 gene encoding uncharacterized calcium-binding protein At1g02270-like isoform X5, with amino-acid sequence MKLPSIWSLGKGLFCAEAPLQREPVLVAYLLLAFGNPCPFSAKGLLTAVRRDCFTIIDYREMLFNDLGDRVAQLLRVESVVPLWQGCSNSINVQIIIVNTHLLFPHDASLCIVRLQQVYKILQSIETYQKENDLSPIPIILCGDWNGSKRGQVYKFLISQGFVSSYDAAHHYTDSDADCHRWVSHRNHHGNICGVDFIWLLNPNNSRKPLRTSWKESVFAIIKYLLQAASLSEENAFAFLKADSPGDYITYPGFCQALHQLGLTGHRDGLIPEDAKDLWTEADIDGNGMVDHEEFQQRIWCPSPRWSEHPQESIELGTEWGSNTAKPVALGFSVKDAVLFPPEVEEGMWPENYSLSDHAPLTVVFSPVNLSFSPQSF; translated from the exons aTGAAGCTCCCGTCAATCTGGAGTCTAGGAAAAGGTCTATT TTGCGCCGAGGCTCCCCTTCAAAGAGAGCCAGTGTTGGTTGCTTACTTGCTTCTTGCTTTTGGAAATCCATGCCCTTTTTCAGCTAAAG GGCTCCTCACTGCTGTTCGGAGAGACTGTTTTACGATTATAGACTATCGTGAGATGCTCTTTAATGATTTGGGAGACCGTGTTGCGCAGCTACTACGTGTTGAATCAGTTGTTCCTTTATGGCAAGGGTGTAGTAACAGCATAAATGTGCAAATCATTATCGTAAATACACATTTGCTATTTCCACACGATGCTAGTCTCTGTATAGTCCGCTTGCAACAG GTATACAAGATACTTCAGTCCATCGAGACATATCAAAAGGAGAACGATCTTAGTCCTATTCCTATCATACTTTGTGG AGATTGGAACGGAAGCAAACGAGGTCAAGTATACAAGTTTCTCATATCACAAGGTTTTGTGTCATCGTACGATGCAGCTCACCATTATACCGACAGCGATGCTGATTGCCACAGG TGGGTGAGCCACCGTAACCATCACGGGAACATTTGCGGTGTTGATTTTATATGGCTTTTAAATCCGAACAACTCTAGGAAACCTCTTCGAACTAGCTGGAAAGAATCAGTCTTTGCCATTATTAAG TATCTTTTGCAAGCGGCTTCTCTTTCTGAAGAAAATGCCTTTGCTTTTCTTAAAGCCGACAGTCCTGGTGACTACATTACCTATCCCGGGTTCTGTCAGGCACTCCACCAG TTAGGTCTGACTGGTCATCGCGATGGCCTTATTCCTGAAGATGCAAAAGACTTGTGGACTGAAGCTGACATTGATGGAAATGGTATGGTGGATCATGAAGAATTTCAG CAGCGAATTTGGTGTCCAAGTCCAAGATGGTCAGAGCATCCTCAGGAAAGCATAGAGCTGGGAACCGAGTGGGGATCAAACACCGCAAAGCCTGTTGCATTAGGATTCAGTGTTAAAGATGCAGTTCTGTTTCCGCCGGAAGTTGAGGAGGGGATGTGGCCGGAGAATTACTCGCTTTCGGACCATGCACCATTAACTGTGGTGTTTTCTCCTgtgaatttgtcattttctccACAAAGTTTCTGA
- the LOC122052254 gene encoding uncharacterized calcium-binding protein At1g02270-like isoform X3 has protein sequence MISKLSVSCTTFNILAPIYKRLSEKSCRESQYRGYWLSRNERIIDRLLGDRSSIICLQEVWMGNEELVDMYEKRLGDAGYISFKLPRTNNRGDGLLTAVRRDCFTIIDYREMLFNDLGDRVAQLLRVESVVPLWQGCSNSINVQIIIVNTHLLFPHDASLCIVRLQQVYKILQSIETYQKENDLSPIPIILCGDWNGSKRGQVYKFLISQGFVSSYDAAHHYTDSDADCHRWVSHRNHHGNICGVDFIWLLNPNNSRKPLRTSWKESVFAIIKYLLQAASLSEENAFAFLKADSPGDYITYPGFCQALHQLGLTGHRDGLIPEDAKDLWTEADIDGNGMVDHEEFQQRIWCPSPRWSEHPQESIELGTEWGSNTAKPVALGFSVKDAVLFPPEVEEGMWPENYSLSDHAPLTVVFSPVNLSFSPQSF, from the exons AGTTGCCGAGAGAGCCAGTACAGGGGCTACTGGCTGAGCCGGAATGAGCGAATCATCGACCGCCTCCTGGGAGACCGGTCCTCCATCATTTGCCTTCAG GAGGTATGGATGGGGAACGAGGAGCTGGTGGATATGTACGAGAAGAGGCTTGGAGATGCTGGGTATATCAGCTTCAAGCTTCCTCGGACAAACAACCGCGGCGATG GGCTCCTCACTGCTGTTCGGAGAGACTGTTTTACGATTATAGACTATCGTGAGATGCTCTTTAATGATTTGGGAGACCGTGTTGCGCAGCTACTACGTGTTGAATCAGTTGTTCCTTTATGGCAAGGGTGTAGTAACAGCATAAATGTGCAAATCATTATCGTAAATACACATTTGCTATTTCCACACGATGCTAGTCTCTGTATAGTCCGCTTGCAACAG GTATACAAGATACTTCAGTCCATCGAGACATATCAAAAGGAGAACGATCTTAGTCCTATTCCTATCATACTTTGTGG AGATTGGAACGGAAGCAAACGAGGTCAAGTATACAAGTTTCTCATATCACAAGGTTTTGTGTCATCGTACGATGCAGCTCACCATTATACCGACAGCGATGCTGATTGCCACAGG TGGGTGAGCCACCGTAACCATCACGGGAACATTTGCGGTGTTGATTTTATATGGCTTTTAAATCCGAACAACTCTAGGAAACCTCTTCGAACTAGCTGGAAAGAATCAGTCTTTGCCATTATTAAG TATCTTTTGCAAGCGGCTTCTCTTTCTGAAGAAAATGCCTTTGCTTTTCTTAAAGCCGACAGTCCTGGTGACTACATTACCTATCCCGGGTTCTGTCAGGCACTCCACCAG TTAGGTCTGACTGGTCATCGCGATGGCCTTATTCCTGAAGATGCAAAAGACTTGTGGACTGAAGCTGACATTGATGGAAATGGTATGGTGGATCATGAAGAATTTCAG CAGCGAATTTGGTGTCCAAGTCCAAGATGGTCAGAGCATCCTCAGGAAAGCATAGAGCTGGGAACCGAGTGGGGATCAAACACCGCAAAGCCTGTTGCATTAGGATTCAGTGTTAAAGATGCAGTTCTGTTTCCGCCGGAAGTTGAGGAGGGGATGTGGCCGGAGAATTACTCGCTTTCGGACCATGCACCATTAACTGTGGTGTTTTCTCCTgtgaatttgtcattttctccACAAAGTTTCTGA
- the LOC122052254 gene encoding uncharacterized calcium-binding protein At1g02270-like isoform X2 has translation MISKLSVSCTTFNILAPIYKRLSEKDQSCRESQYRGYWLSRNERIIDRLLGDRSSIICLQEVWMGNEELVDMYEKRLGDAGYISFKLPRTNNRGDGLLTAVRRDCFTIIDYREMLFNDLGDRVAQLLRVESVVPLWQGCSNSINVQIIIVNTHLLFPHDASLCIVRLQQVYKILQSIETYQKENDLSPIPIILCGDWNGSKRGQVYKFLISQGFVSSYDAAHHYTDSDADCHRWVSHRNHHGNICGVDFIWLLNPNNSRKPLRTSWKESVFAIIKYLLQAASLSEENAFAFLKADSPGDYITYPGFCQALHQLGLTGHRDGLIPEDAKDLWTEADIDGNGMVDHEEFQRIWCPSPRWSEHPQESIELGTEWGSNTAKPVALGFSVKDAVLFPPEVEEGMWPENYSLSDHAPLTVVFSPVNLSFSPQSF, from the exons GATCAGAGTTGCCGAGAGAGCCAGTACAGGGGCTACTGGCTGAGCCGGAATGAGCGAATCATCGACCGCCTCCTGGGAGACCGGTCCTCCATCATTTGCCTTCAG GAGGTATGGATGGGGAACGAGGAGCTGGTGGATATGTACGAGAAGAGGCTTGGAGATGCTGGGTATATCAGCTTCAAGCTTCCTCGGACAAACAACCGCGGCGATG GGCTCCTCACTGCTGTTCGGAGAGACTGTTTTACGATTATAGACTATCGTGAGATGCTCTTTAATGATTTGGGAGACCGTGTTGCGCAGCTACTACGTGTTGAATCAGTTGTTCCTTTATGGCAAGGGTGTAGTAACAGCATAAATGTGCAAATCATTATCGTAAATACACATTTGCTATTTCCACACGATGCTAGTCTCTGTATAGTCCGCTTGCAACAG GTATACAAGATACTTCAGTCCATCGAGACATATCAAAAGGAGAACGATCTTAGTCCTATTCCTATCATACTTTGTGG AGATTGGAACGGAAGCAAACGAGGTCAAGTATACAAGTTTCTCATATCACAAGGTTTTGTGTCATCGTACGATGCAGCTCACCATTATACCGACAGCGATGCTGATTGCCACAGG TGGGTGAGCCACCGTAACCATCACGGGAACATTTGCGGTGTTGATTTTATATGGCTTTTAAATCCGAACAACTCTAGGAAACCTCTTCGAACTAGCTGGAAAGAATCAGTCTTTGCCATTATTAAG TATCTTTTGCAAGCGGCTTCTCTTTCTGAAGAAAATGCCTTTGCTTTTCTTAAAGCCGACAGTCCTGGTGACTACATTACCTATCCCGGGTTCTGTCAGGCACTCCACCAG TTAGGTCTGACTGGTCATCGCGATGGCCTTATTCCTGAAGATGCAAAAGACTTGTGGACTGAAGCTGACATTGATGGAAATGGTATGGTGGATCATGAAGAATTTCAG CGAATTTGGTGTCCAAGTCCAAGATGGTCAGAGCATCCTCAGGAAAGCATAGAGCTGGGAACCGAGTGGGGATCAAACACCGCAAAGCCTGTTGCATTAGGATTCAGTGTTAAAGATGCAGTTCTGTTTCCGCCGGAAGTTGAGGAGGGGATGTGGCCGGAGAATTACTCGCTTTCGGACCATGCACCATTAACTGTGGTGTTTTCTCCTgtgaatttgtcattttctccACAAAGTTTCTGA
- the LOC122052254 gene encoding uncharacterized calcium-binding protein At1g02270-like isoform X4 yields the protein MISKLSVSCTTFNILAPIYKRLSEKSCRESQYRGYWLSRNERIIDRLLGDRSSIICLQEVWMGNEELVDMYEKRLGDAGYISFKLPRTNNRGDGLLTAVRRDCFTIIDYREMLFNDLGDRVAQLLRVESVVPLWQGCSNSINVQIIIVNTHLLFPHDASLCIVRLQQVYKILQSIETYQKENDLSPIPIILCGDWNGSKRGQVYKFLISQGFVSSYDAAHHYTDSDADCHRWVSHRNHHGNICGVDFIWLLNPNNSRKPLRTSWKESVFAIIKYLLQAASLSEENAFAFLKADSPGDYITYPGFCQALHQLGLTGHRDGLIPEDAKDLWTEADIDGNGMVDHEEFQRIWCPSPRWSEHPQESIELGTEWGSNTAKPVALGFSVKDAVLFPPEVEEGMWPENYSLSDHAPLTVVFSPVNLSFSPQSF from the exons AGTTGCCGAGAGAGCCAGTACAGGGGCTACTGGCTGAGCCGGAATGAGCGAATCATCGACCGCCTCCTGGGAGACCGGTCCTCCATCATTTGCCTTCAG GAGGTATGGATGGGGAACGAGGAGCTGGTGGATATGTACGAGAAGAGGCTTGGAGATGCTGGGTATATCAGCTTCAAGCTTCCTCGGACAAACAACCGCGGCGATG GGCTCCTCACTGCTGTTCGGAGAGACTGTTTTACGATTATAGACTATCGTGAGATGCTCTTTAATGATTTGGGAGACCGTGTTGCGCAGCTACTACGTGTTGAATCAGTTGTTCCTTTATGGCAAGGGTGTAGTAACAGCATAAATGTGCAAATCATTATCGTAAATACACATTTGCTATTTCCACACGATGCTAGTCTCTGTATAGTCCGCTTGCAACAG GTATACAAGATACTTCAGTCCATCGAGACATATCAAAAGGAGAACGATCTTAGTCCTATTCCTATCATACTTTGTGG AGATTGGAACGGAAGCAAACGAGGTCAAGTATACAAGTTTCTCATATCACAAGGTTTTGTGTCATCGTACGATGCAGCTCACCATTATACCGACAGCGATGCTGATTGCCACAGG TGGGTGAGCCACCGTAACCATCACGGGAACATTTGCGGTGTTGATTTTATATGGCTTTTAAATCCGAACAACTCTAGGAAACCTCTTCGAACTAGCTGGAAAGAATCAGTCTTTGCCATTATTAAG TATCTTTTGCAAGCGGCTTCTCTTTCTGAAGAAAATGCCTTTGCTTTTCTTAAAGCCGACAGTCCTGGTGACTACATTACCTATCCCGGGTTCTGTCAGGCACTCCACCAG TTAGGTCTGACTGGTCATCGCGATGGCCTTATTCCTGAAGATGCAAAAGACTTGTGGACTGAAGCTGACATTGATGGAAATGGTATGGTGGATCATGAAGAATTTCAG CGAATTTGGTGTCCAAGTCCAAGATGGTCAGAGCATCCTCAGGAAAGCATAGAGCTGGGAACCGAGTGGGGATCAAACACCGCAAAGCCTGTTGCATTAGGATTCAGTGTTAAAGATGCAGTTCTGTTTCCGCCGGAAGTTGAGGAGGGGATGTGGCCGGAGAATTACTCGCTTTCGGACCATGCACCATTAACTGTGGTGTTTTCTCCTgtgaatttgtcattttctccACAAAGTTTCTGA